A portion of the Lathamus discolor isolate bLatDis1 chromosome 5, bLatDis1.hap1, whole genome shotgun sequence genome contains these proteins:
- the NKX2-4 gene encoding homeobox protein Nkx-2.4 codes for MSLSPKHTTPFSVTDILSPMEESYKKFGGMDGAGGLSAPLGPYRQPPVPAAAAVPQHVVTGPTGAAAYHMPHGVSQFPHGAVGGYCNGGLGNMGELPAYPEGMRSGAAAGGGWYGAGGDPRYSSISRFMGPSAGMNVAGMGGLSGIAEGAKAIVPLHAAPRRKRRVLFSQAQVYELERRFKQQKYLSAPEREHLASLIHLTPTQVKIWFQNHRYKMKRQAKDKAAAAQQLHPDGGGGLCQQHSPRRVAVPVLVKDGKPCPPPGSGTPAPGQPAPPAAAPAADLEELSPSPPALHGPLAPLDSAGVDYNGGMVSPNLLYGRTW; via the exons ATGTCGCTGAGCCCCAAGCACACGACGCCCTTCTCGGTCACCGACATCCTCAGCCCGATGGAGGAGAGCTACAAGAAGTTCGGCGGCATGGACGGGGCGGGCGGGCTGAGCGCGCCCCTCGGGCCCTACCGCCAGCCGCCGgtgcccgccgccgccgctgtgCCGCAGCACGTCGTGACGGGCCCCACCGGGGCGGCCGCTTACCACATGCCTCACGGCGTCTCCCAGTTCCCGCACGGCGCCGTCGGGGGCTACTGCAACGGCGGGCTGGGCAACATGGGCGAGCTGCCCGCCTACCCCGAGGGGAtgcggagcggcgcggcggcgggcggcggctgGTACGGGGCCGGCGGCGACCCCCGGTACTCCAGCA TCTCCAGGTTCATGGGCCCGTCGGCGGGGATGAACGTGGCCGGGATGGGCGGCCTGAGCGGCATCGCCGAGGGCGCCAAGGCCATCGTGCCGCTGCACGCGGCCCCgcggaggaagaggagggtgcTCTTCTCGCAGGCGCAGGTCTACGAGCTGGAGCGGCGCTTCAAGCAGCAGAAGTACCTGTCGGCGCCGGAGCGGGAGCACTTGGCCAGCCTGATCCACCTCACCCCGACGCAGGTGAAGATCTGGTTCCAGAACCATCGCTACAAGATGAAGCGCCAGGCCAAGGACAAGGCGGCGGCCGCGCAGCAGCTGCACCccgacggcggcggcggcctctgccagcagcactccCCGCGCCGCGTCGCCGTGCCCGTGCTGGTGAAGGACGGCAAACCCTGCCCGCCGCCGGGCAGCGGCACCCCGGCCCCCGGGCAGCCcgcgccccccgccgccgcgccc GCGGCCGACCTGGAGGAGCTGTCTCCCAGCCCGCCGGCGCTGCACGGCCCCCTGGCCCCCCTGGACTCGGCCGGCGTCGACTACAACGGCGGCATGGTCAGCCCCAACCTGCTCTACGGCAGGACGTGGTAA